A single region of the Halobacterium wangiae genome encodes:
- a CDS encoding DUF6789 family protein: MALLSRPRTDEREESSEGGLLRSAGNGAVGGALATVVMTAYRMPVASSLPPTAEFWAQYVAGGEADDHPVPALVLHLGYGATAGVAFGALFGPFERRTDSDEARETGGVVLGTLYALALSLFGERVVLRGLLDVDLDATESLIFHVGHLVYGLSLGSWVASESTVEDLELQ, encoded by the coding sequence ATGGCACTGCTGTCACGACCACGGACGGACGAACGGGAGGAATCGTCGGAGGGTGGGTTGCTGCGGTCGGCCGGGAACGGCGCAGTCGGCGGCGCGCTGGCGACAGTCGTGATGACCGCCTACCGCATGCCGGTTGCCTCGTCGCTGCCGCCGACCGCCGAGTTCTGGGCGCAGTACGTCGCGGGCGGCGAGGCCGACGACCACCCGGTCCCCGCGCTCGTGCTACACCTGGGCTACGGTGCCACGGCGGGCGTCGCGTTCGGCGCCCTCTTCGGACCGTTCGAACGGCGCACGGACAGCGACGAGGCTCGCGAGACCGGCGGCGTCGTCCTCGGGACGCTGTACGCGCTGGCGCTCTCTCTATTCGGTGAACGGGTGGTTCTCCGCGGCCTCCTGGACGTCGACCTCGACGCCACGGAGTCGCTCATCTTCCACGTCGGCCACCTCGTCTACGGTCTCTCGCTGGGGTCGTGGGTCGCGTCGGAGTCGACGGTCGAGGACCTGGAGCTGCAGTGA
- a CDS encoding four-helix bundle copper-binding protein gives MSLAETVEKIDRLSDEQRECIENCNEAAEVCEWCADECLGDADMEECARLCRDVADLTSLHARFMARGSNYSSDLAGICADSCEACADECEQHDADHCQLCAEVLRECAETCREMASA, from the coding sequence ATGTCTCTCGCAGAAACCGTCGAGAAAATCGATAGACTGAGCGACGAACAGCGCGAGTGCATCGAGAACTGCAACGAGGCGGCAGAAGTCTGTGAGTGGTGCGCAGACGAGTGTCTCGGTGACGCGGATATGGAGGAGTGTGCCCGACTCTGTCGGGACGTCGCCGACCTCACCTCGCTGCACGCCCGGTTCATGGCACGGGGTTCGAACTACAGCAGCGACCTCGCGGGGATCTGCGCAGACTCTTGCGAAGCGTGTGCCGACGAGTGCGAACAGCACGACGCCGACCACTGCCAGCTCTGTGCGGAGGTCCTCCGGGAGTGCGCCGAGACCTGCCGGGAGATGGCGAGCGCGTAG
- a CDS encoding DUF421 domain-containing protein → MSSNFFFGGWQPLVRIVVVGVVMYVALVTLLRISGSRTLSSMNAFDFIITVALGSVFGRALTASRVSLAEALLAFALLVGLQYVVTRMTVRWSFVGRVVTNPPVLLYYRGEFLRDAMRRERVPETELVTAARKNDHSTLAEVEAIVLESSGEFSVVESVDDETAFGEGLDEDLAFDSR, encoded by the coding sequence ATGAGCAGCAACTTCTTCTTCGGGGGCTGGCAGCCACTGGTCCGGATCGTCGTCGTCGGCGTCGTGATGTACGTCGCACTCGTGACGCTGCTCCGCATCTCGGGGAGTCGGACGCTGTCGAGCATGAACGCCTTCGACTTCATCATCACCGTCGCCCTGGGCTCCGTCTTCGGTCGCGCGCTCACGGCGTCGCGCGTCTCGCTGGCCGAGGCACTCCTGGCGTTCGCGTTACTCGTCGGGCTACAGTACGTCGTCACCCGGATGACGGTCCGCTGGTCGTTCGTGGGACGAGTCGTGACGAACCCGCCGGTGTTGCTCTACTACCGGGGGGAGTTCCTCCGGGACGCGATGCGTCGCGAACGCGTACCCGAGACGGAACTCGTGACGGCCGCGCGGAAGAACGACCACAGCACGCTCGCCGAAGTCGAGGCGATCGTGCTCGAGTCGAGCGGAGAGTTCTCCGTCGTCGAGTCCGTCGACGACGAGACCGCGTTCGGCGAGGGACTCGACGAGGACCTGGCGTTCGACTCGCGGTGA
- a CDS encoding potassium channel family protein yields MSVVYLVVGVALLVLTVVDILWTTLWVDGGSGPLSSRLTSWLWRGLRRLGSNRSRTLSLAGPLILTLTLVVWVAGIWGGWTLVFASGENALVNARDASGVSWTGRIYFVAYAMFTMGNGDFYPGYGAWQIAAALTTASGMLFVTMGVSYVLSVLGAVSEKRSFASSTTGLGERSETVVGTGWDDGFRGLHLPLNSLASELDTLATQHKAYPILHYYHSEEATQSSAMAVAIFDEALTVLRFGVPGRDQPNTALVENARSATENYLETLDEAFIDPSEDAPTPPDLDRVREANVPTVSDDEFATAVGDLDERRRHLLGLVHSDAWQWPPRRR; encoded by the coding sequence ATGAGCGTGGTCTACCTCGTCGTGGGCGTCGCGTTGCTCGTCCTCACCGTCGTGGACATCCTCTGGACGACGCTCTGGGTCGACGGCGGGTCCGGTCCGCTGTCCTCCCGGTTGACCTCGTGGCTGTGGCGCGGACTCAGGCGCCTGGGGAGCAACCGCTCCCGGACGCTGAGTCTGGCCGGGCCGCTCATCCTGACGCTGACGCTCGTCGTCTGGGTCGCGGGAATCTGGGGTGGCTGGACACTGGTGTTCGCCAGCGGCGAGAACGCGCTCGTCAACGCCCGCGACGCGAGCGGGGTCTCGTGGACCGGTCGCATCTACTTCGTCGCGTACGCGATGTTCACGATGGGGAACGGCGACTTCTACCCCGGCTACGGCGCCTGGCAGATCGCCGCGGCGCTCACGACCGCCAGCGGGATGCTGTTCGTCACGATGGGCGTCTCCTACGTCCTCTCCGTCCTCGGCGCCGTCTCCGAGAAGCGGTCGTTCGCGAGCAGCACGACCGGACTCGGCGAGCGCAGCGAGACGGTCGTCGGCACGGGGTGGGACGATGGCTTCCGCGGATTACACCTCCCGTTGAACTCCCTCGCGTCCGAACTCGACACGCTCGCCACCCAGCACAAGGCCTACCCCATCCTCCACTACTACCACAGCGAGGAGGCTACGCAGTCCTCCGCGATGGCCGTCGCAATCTTCGACGAGGCGCTGACCGTCCTCCGGTTCGGTGTCCCGGGGCGCGACCAGCCGAACACGGCCCTCGTCGAGAACGCCAGGAGCGCCACCGAGAACTACCTCGAGACGCTCGACGAGGCGTTCATCGACCCTTCCGAGGACGCACCGACGCCGCCGGACCTCGACCGCGTCCGGGAGGCGAACGTACCGACAGTCTCCGACGACGAGTTCGCGACCGCCGTCGGCGACCTCGACGAACGACGCCGCCACCTGCTCGGCCTCGTGCACAGCGACGCCTGGCAGTGGCCCCCACGTCGACGATGA
- a CDS encoding glutamate-cysteine ligase family protein — translation MTVTTGIELELWVVDQDGCLCDGRQIADEHERIKPEFVGPLLEVQTEPCGSEAALRRDLQETLRTAIRAAHAGGNLLVPLGTPLTEADVACHDERGKLFEQIYGGGVKSAKNCAGTHVHFERGETVRQLNLLTALDPALALTSSSPYYCGQRGRSSSRAHAYRKQCGPEFRQFCDLWEYTDSVEEWQQRVDSAYEAFKSIAEDRGVSAATVEEYFEPENTVLNPVRLRRCQPTVEWRAPDAALPSEVVRLATDVAELVEQTEHKPVEVGRPGVFDDRIGVPEFDELYDLSRVAINFGLRPTPVQNYLRRMGFDSSAYRPLSLRLGGAGTLTETEACQLRLEQAHRFEADVAKLTAPHPPTANPVEEA, via the coding sequence ATGACAGTAACAACGGGGATCGAGCTTGAACTCTGGGTCGTCGACCAGGACGGCTGTCTATGTGACGGTCGGCAGATCGCCGACGAACACGAACGAATCAAACCCGAATTCGTCGGGCCGCTTCTCGAAGTTCAGACGGAACCCTGCGGGTCCGAGGCAGCGCTCAGACGTGACCTCCAGGAGACGCTCCGGACGGCCATCCGGGCCGCACACGCCGGCGGGAATCTGCTCGTCCCGCTCGGAACGCCGCTCACGGAGGCGGACGTGGCGTGTCACGACGAACGCGGGAAACTGTTCGAGCAGATCTACGGCGGGGGCGTCAAGAGCGCGAAGAACTGCGCCGGGACGCACGTCCACTTCGAGCGTGGCGAGACCGTCCGTCAGCTCAACCTCCTCACCGCGCTCGACCCGGCACTCGCGCTGACCAGTTCCTCGCCGTACTACTGCGGCCAGCGCGGCCGGTCGTCCTCGCGCGCTCACGCCTACCGGAAGCAGTGTGGCCCGGAGTTCAGGCAGTTCTGTGACCTCTGGGAGTACACCGACTCCGTCGAGGAGTGGCAACAGCGCGTGGACAGTGCGTACGAGGCGTTCAAGTCCATCGCCGAGGACCGTGGCGTCTCGGCAGCGACGGTCGAGGAGTACTTCGAGCCGGAGAACACCGTGTTGAACCCCGTGCGACTCCGGCGCTGCCAGCCGACGGTCGAGTGGCGCGCACCCGACGCCGCGCTCCCCTCGGAAGTCGTCCGACTCGCCACCGACGTCGCCGAACTCGTCGAGCAGACCGAGCACAAACCCGTCGAGGTCGGTCGTCCGGGCGTCTTCGACGACCGAATCGGCGTCCCGGAGTTCGACGAACTGTACGACCTGAGTCGGGTCGCCATCAACTTCGGGCTCAGACCGACGCCGGTGCAGAACTACCTGCGGCGAATGGGGTTCGACAGCTCGGCGTACCGACCGCTGTCGCTCCGTCTGGGCGGCGCCGGGACGTTGACCGAGACCGAAGCTTGCCAGTTGCGCCTCGAACAGGCCCACCGGTTCGAGGCCGACGTGGCGAAGCTCACGGCACCCCACCCGCCCACCGCCAACCCTGTCGAAGAGGCCTGA
- a CDS encoding helix-turn-helix domain-containing protein produces MPVARESVSPVAGPVEADTTRIAPYMTSIIEIAVPAEQLALEDTLSDVPETRVDVMRTVTTGPNSVMPVLAFEGTDADIGPALREDSTVERVSPLATLEKESVYRVEWAKPTEDRFRDMFWDHGTVLRTQAFDGKWCFRVLFAERESMEDWYHHCRDSGLRVDIESIYDPTVAVRPRQYGLSQKQYVTLETALQKGFYDIPRKVTLEELADEFDVTHQALSERLSRAHRVMITNVVSADFPLAQVK; encoded by the coding sequence GTGCCCGTGGCACGCGAGTCCGTCAGTCCGGTCGCCGGTCCAGTCGAAGCCGACACGACGCGAATCGCTCCGTACATGACATCTATCATCGAAATCGCCGTTCCAGCCGAACAGCTCGCACTCGAGGACACCCTGTCGGACGTCCCGGAGACCAGGGTCGACGTGATGCGAACCGTCACTACGGGGCCGAACTCCGTGATGCCGGTGCTGGCCTTCGAGGGGACAGACGCGGACATTGGTCCGGCGCTCCGCGAGGACTCGACCGTCGAACGAGTCTCGCCGCTCGCGACGCTTGAGAAGGAGTCCGTCTACCGGGTCGAGTGGGCGAAGCCCACCGAGGACCGCTTCCGCGACATGTTCTGGGACCACGGGACGGTGCTGCGAACCCAGGCGTTCGACGGGAAGTGGTGTTTCCGCGTCCTGTTCGCCGAGCGAGAGTCGATGGAGGACTGGTACCACCACTGCCGGGACAGCGGGCTCCGCGTCGACATCGAGTCGATCTACGACCCGACCGTCGCCGTTCGCCCGCGACAGTACGGACTCAGCCAGAAGCAGTACGTCACCCTCGAGACGGCGCTCCAGAAGGGGTTCTACGACATCCCCCGGAAGGTGACGCTGGAGGAACTCGCCGACGAGTTCGACGTCACCCACCAGGCACTCTCCGAACGCCTCTCCCGCGCCCACCGTGTGATGATCACGAACGTCGTCTCCGCGGACTTCCCACTCGCCCAGGTCAAGTGA
- a CDS encoding DUF5789 family protein, producing MASDDDERESSTSGSDVNRQQGVELGELDDAIADHDYPTTSTELVSEYGDYEIDLPGGSQTLEEVLGILDQNDERFEEPEEARQAIYNLVGAEAVGRDRYSDRGGSTPDEGTDSQDESF from the coding sequence ATGGCATCCGACGACGACGAACGGGAGTCCAGCACCTCCGGGAGCGACGTCAACCGCCAGCAGGGTGTCGAACTCGGCGAACTCGACGACGCCATCGCGGACCACGACTACCCGACCACGTCGACCGAGCTCGTCTCTGAGTACGGCGACTACGAGATCGACCTGCCGGGCGGCTCGCAGACCCTCGAGGAGGTTCTGGGCATCCTCGACCAGAACGACGAGCGCTTCGAGGAGCCCGAGGAGGCACGCCAGGCGATCTACAACCTGGTCGGGGCGGAAGCGGTCGGACGCGACCGGTACAGCGACCGCGGCGGCTCGACGCCGGACGAGGGAACGGACAGCCAGGACGAGTCGTTCTGA
- a CDS encoding PRC-barrel domain containing protein: protein MDSNVTITEAEKGKKVVNQHGDSIGRVVEVDNGTAHVDPDPDITDTIMSKIGWSSDDEGTYALEPHAIDRITDDEVRLDLQ, encoded by the coding sequence ATGGATTCGAACGTGACGATAACGGAAGCGGAGAAGGGCAAGAAAGTTGTCAACCAGCACGGCGACTCCATCGGTCGCGTCGTCGAGGTGGACAACGGGACCGCTCACGTCGATCCGGATCCGGACATCACGGACACGATCATGTCGAAGATCGGCTGGAGCAGCGACGACGAGGGCACCTACGCGCTCGAACCCCACGCCATCGACAGGATCACCGACGACGAGGTCCGCCTCGACCTGCAGTAA
- a CDS encoding DUF7130 family rubredoxin-like protein → MGDSGDDPPETVSIESGDTVYDDDGHVLGIVDEFTDEGFGVEVIEAGPDVEMAEAHAEKTDHGDEDEEDIPGKEFGEGYLMWRCEDCGEMGDLDDGIPEECPNCGAPKEHIHMAQED, encoded by the coding sequence ATGGGAGACTCGGGAGACGATCCACCTGAGACCGTCAGTATCGAGTCGGGCGACACGGTGTACGACGACGACGGCCACGTCCTCGGCATCGTCGACGAGTTCACCGACGAGGGGTTCGGCGTCGAAGTCATCGAGGCCGGACCGGACGTGGAGATGGCCGAAGCACACGCCGAGAAGACGGACCACGGCGACGAGGACGAGGAGGACATCCCGGGCAAGGAGTTCGGCGAGGGCTACCTCATGTGGCGCTGCGAGGACTGCGGTGAGATGGGGGACCTCGACGACGGCATCCCCGAAGAGTGTCCGAACTGCGGCGCGCCGAAAGAGCACATCCACATGGCCCAGGAGGACTGA
- a CDS encoding PHP-associated domain-containing protein, translating to MFDVDLHAHTRFFHWSAGEPTRYDPLGANLLALASRLQGMDGVALTNHDYYTDVGAISTTPVFIPGIEVSTTDGHVLVVGPDPPSRTPPGELTPRAVVELAHAADCAAIIPHPYRHGSIHESGADFDAVEISGKHPQNAEQIRELGDELGLPVVAGSDAHFPFEAGRAYTRIDADTLTPESVVDAIRDGRVEPRVRNGPTQRLLRTAYRHIHRYKRRSLERSREIRK from the coding sequence ATGTTCGACGTAGACCTCCACGCACACACTCGCTTCTTCCACTGGTCCGCGGGGGAGCCGACGCGCTACGACCCGCTCGGCGCGAACCTGCTGGCGCTGGCCAGCCGGTTGCAGGGGATGGACGGTGTCGCCCTGACGAACCACGACTACTACACCGACGTCGGAGCCATCTCGACGACGCCGGTGTTCATCCCCGGCATCGAGGTGTCGACGACCGACGGGCACGTGCTCGTCGTGGGTCCCGACCCGCCGTCGCGGACGCCACCGGGCGAACTCACGCCCCGGGCGGTGGTCGAACTCGCGCACGCGGCGGACTGCGCCGCCATTATCCCCCACCCCTACCGCCACGGCAGCATCCACGAGAGCGGGGCCGACTTCGACGCCGTCGAAATCAGTGGGAAACACCCGCAGAACGCCGAACAGATACGGGAACTCGGCGACGAACTCGGCCTCCCGGTGGTCGCGGGCAGCGACGCCCACTTCCCGTTCGAGGCCGGGCGGGCGTACACCCGCATCGACGCGGACACGTTGACTCCCGAGTCGGTGGTCGACGCGATTCGGGACGGCCGGGTCGAGCCGAGAGTGCGGAACGGCCCCACGCAGCGACTGCTCCGGACGGCCTACCGGCACATCCACCGGTACAAGCGGCGCTCGCTGGAGCGGTCACGAGAGATTCGTAAATGA
- a CDS encoding diacylglycerol/lipid kinase family protein, whose translation MSATDSPETVVIVNPNSGNGQHVDAIRSRAELRGYALRETSAEGQAVEFAREAAAAGASTVVAAGGDGTINEVVRGIDDADALDRVTLGVIPAGTGNNFAGNVDVTGIDDAFDVLENGERRRIDLGRTDDHLFVNSCVAGLTAESSGETSDEMKERLGVLAYVLTTLRSVRQFDSLPLSVDVYENGRETTAWEGDAAIVLVGNARRFVPGEDSQANVEDGRFDVTVVEDVSTLDLMGEAVAGTLFGRDSPHVTRFQAPALEIALQNSESTRFSLDGEIVQDRSLSVYTDPGTLEVAVGAGYDPDPDRR comes from the coding sequence ATGTCAGCTACCGACTCACCGGAGACGGTCGTCATCGTCAATCCGAACAGCGGGAACGGACAGCACGTGGACGCGATTCGTAGCAGAGCGGAGCTACGAGGGTACGCGCTACGGGAGACGTCGGCGGAGGGACAGGCTGTCGAATTCGCACGGGAGGCAGCGGCGGCCGGCGCGTCGACTGTCGTCGCGGCCGGCGGCGACGGGACCATCAACGAGGTAGTGCGCGGCATCGACGACGCGGACGCCCTCGACAGGGTGACACTCGGCGTGATCCCGGCGGGGACCGGGAACAACTTTGCCGGGAACGTCGACGTCACCGGCATCGACGACGCCTTCGACGTCCTGGAGAACGGCGAGCGACGCCGCATCGACCTCGGACGGACGGACGACCACCTGTTCGTGAACTCCTGTGTCGCGGGGTTGACCGCGGAGTCGAGCGGCGAGACCTCCGACGAGATGAAAGAGCGTCTCGGCGTCCTCGCGTACGTCCTCACCACGTTGCGCTCGGTCCGCCAGTTCGACTCGCTGCCCCTCTCCGTGGACGTCTACGAGAACGGGCGGGAGACGACCGCCTGGGAGGGCGACGCCGCGATCGTGCTGGTCGGGAACGCCCGCCGGTTCGTTCCGGGCGAGGACAGTCAGGCGAACGTCGAAGACGGTCGCTTCGACGTGACCGTCGTCGAGGACGTGTCGACGCTCGACCTGATGGGCGAGGCCGTCGCGGGCACGCTGTTCGGACGGGACTCCCCCCACGTCACCAGATTCCAGGCCCCGGCGCTCGAGATCGCGCTCCAGAACTCGGAGTCCACGCGGTTCAGTCTCGACGGCGAGATCGTCCAGGACCGCTCGCTGTCGGTGTACACCGACCCGGGAACACTCGAGGTAGCCGTGGGAGCGGGGTACGACCCCGACCCGGACCGACGATGA
- a CDS encoding succinylglutamate desuccinylase/aspartoacylase domain-containing protein, with product MSDEYVPPDVTVAGPGEPEVAVIGGVHGDEPGGVHAVRRLRDADLDLQRGVMFVVANPAAVEAGQRFLDSDLNRVFPGDPDGDREQRIAAEVCDRVAELTTMSIHGTHSHPEPFGLVHRSQPSEYDLVAELPLPHVVDHSGVYEGTITTCGCLVEIEVGIQGTDEAAEAAERQARAFLQRVGALPGDPPRGNPDFFHMTEAVPKAPGAVGDLYVRNFEYVPEGTVFAAVDGEDLVADEPFYPILMSECGYPDIFGYKGRKLGDSLEEVKQSWLKA from the coding sequence ATGAGCGACGAGTACGTCCCACCGGACGTGACGGTAGCGGGTCCGGGCGAGCCAGAGGTCGCAGTGATCGGCGGTGTTCACGGCGACGAACCGGGTGGTGTTCACGCGGTGCGTCGCCTCCGGGACGCCGACCTCGACCTCCAGCGAGGCGTCATGTTCGTCGTCGCCAACCCGGCCGCGGTCGAGGCTGGCCAGCGCTTCCTCGACTCGGACCTCAACCGCGTGTTCCCCGGCGACCCGGACGGCGACCGGGAGCAGCGAATCGCCGCGGAGGTCTGCGACAGGGTCGCGGAACTCACGACGATGTCGATACACGGCACGCACTCCCATCCGGAGCCGTTCGGACTCGTCCACCGTTCACAGCCCTCGGAGTACGACCTCGTCGCGGAGCTACCACTCCCTCACGTCGTCGACCACTCGGGCGTGTACGAGGGGACGATCACGACGTGTGGCTGTCTCGTGGAGATCGAGGTCGGCATCCAGGGGACCGACGAGGCGGCCGAGGCTGCCGAACGACAGGCCAGGGCGTTTCTCCAGCGCGTCGGCGCGCTGCCGGGCGACCCGCCTCGCGGCAACCCGGACTTCTTCCACATGACGGAGGCCGTCCCCAAAGCACCCGGCGCCGTCGGCGACCTCTACGTCAGGAACTTCGAGTACGTCCCCGAGGGGACGGTGTTCGCAGCTGTCGACGGGGAGGACCTGGTCGCAGACGAGCCGTTCTACCCCATCCTGATGTCCGAGTGTGGCTACCCGGACATCTTCGGATACAAGGGCCGGAAGCTCGGCGACTCGCTCGAAGAAGTGAAGCAATCCTGGCTCAAGGCCTGA
- a CDS encoding DUF1328 domain-containing protein, which translates to MAFTPAALVEAGTVAQFGQLTPLQFGGDLISLAVFFLILALVAAVLGSRGIAGLSMDIAKWLIIIFVVLAVVTFFL; encoded by the coding sequence ATGGCGTTCACACCGGCAGCCCTGGTGGAAGCGGGAACAGTCGCGCAGTTCGGTCAGCTAACGCCGCTCCAGTTCGGGGGAGACCTCATCTCGCTGGCGGTGTTCTTCCTCATCCTCGCGCTCGTCGCCGCGGTCCTCGGTTCGCGAGGAATCGCCGGGCTGAGCATGGACATCGCCAAGTGGCTCATCATCATCTTCGTGGTGCTGGCCGTGGTCACGTTCTTCCTCTGA
- a CDS encoding mechanosensitive ion channel family protein: MSVLGHRLVPEPATTTPGSGPDELVELVPLVVQIAWFLLGFVVVAVVGWVVVEPLLARIVRRRNRNDPTIQEAITRYVRLVVLVVASLVGAVVAGYGHILGDSAVVVAAATLAIGVAAQSVIGSLVSGLVLVFDPEFSVGNYIEWNDYQGTVQSIQLRATRIETLNGELVTVPNTALTSDAIVRPYGRAKHRIVERVTVDYEEDVADVIRHVTAVAAGLEEVLDDPPPSAYVDEFEDGVVVVRVHYWVERPRPGDVVDIRSAYARALRARLEDEEITISPAPEHLLSGRITVEGPE, translated from the coding sequence ATGTCCGTTCTCGGCCACCGCCTCGTCCCAGAGCCCGCGACGACCACCCCAGGCAGCGGTCCGGACGAACTGGTCGAGCTGGTGCCGCTCGTCGTCCAGATCGCGTGGTTCCTCCTGGGTTTCGTCGTCGTCGCCGTCGTCGGCTGGGTCGTCGTCGAACCGCTCCTCGCCCGGATTGTCCGCCGCCGGAACCGCAACGACCCCACCATCCAGGAAGCGATTACCCGGTACGTCCGTCTCGTCGTCCTCGTCGTCGCCTCGCTCGTCGGGGCAGTGGTCGCGGGGTACGGACACATCCTCGGCGACTCGGCGGTCGTCGTCGCCGCGGCGACGCTCGCCATCGGGGTCGCTGCCCAGTCGGTCATCGGGTCGCTCGTCAGCGGACTCGTGCTCGTCTTCGACCCCGAGTTCAGCGTCGGCAACTACATCGAGTGGAACGACTACCAGGGCACCGTCCAGTCGATCCAGCTCCGGGCGACCCGCATCGAGACGCTGAACGGGGAACTCGTCACGGTGCCGAACACGGCGCTGACGAGTGACGCTATCGTTCGCCCGTACGGTCGGGCCAAACACCGGATCGTCGAGCGCGTCACCGTCGATTACGAGGAGGACGTGGCCGACGTCATCCGCCACGTCACCGCGGTCGCGGCGGGCCTCGAGGAGGTCCTCGACGACCCACCGCCGAGCGCCTACGTCGACGAGTTCGAGGACGGCGTCGTCGTCGTCCGCGTCCACTACTGGGTAGAGCGCCCGCGTCCGGGGGACGTCGTCGACATCCGGTCGGCGTACGCACGAGCACTCAGAGCCCGTCTGGAGGACGAGGAGATCACGATCAGTCCGGCGCCGGAACACCTGCTCAGTGGCCGGATAACTGTCGAGGGGCCCGAGTGA
- a CDS encoding ferritin-like domain-containing protein: protein MTNEEVTRLLKKAYGDEIETVMNYLTNSIVLDGVRAEEIKESLKVDIQEELGHAEQLGERLKQLEEAPPASAEFEAHQHSLQPPEDTTDVPSVIEGVLEAEEGAIETYRALINAATDADDPVTEDLAVTILADEEAHRTEFRGFRKEYVKD from the coding sequence ATGACCAACGAAGAGGTCACTCGACTGCTGAAGAAGGCGTACGGCGACGAGATCGAGACCGTGATGAACTACCTCACGAACTCGATCGTCCTCGACGGTGTGCGCGCCGAGGAGATCAAGGAGTCGCTGAAGGTCGACATCCAGGAGGAACTCGGGCACGCCGAACAGCTCGGCGAACGGCTCAAGCAACTCGAGGAAGCGCCGCCCGCCTCCGCCGAGTTCGAGGCCCACCAGCACTCCCTCCAGCCGCCGGAGGACACGACGGACGTACCCTCGGTCATCGAAGGAGTACTCGAGGCCGAGGAGGGCGCCATCGAGACGTACCGGGCGCTCATCAACGCTGCGACGGACGCCGACGACCCGGTGACGGAGGACCTCGCGGTGACCATCCTCGCGGACGAGGAAGCCCACCGCACCGAGTTCCGCGGCTTCCGGAAGGAGTACGTCAAGGACTGA
- a CDS encoding XapX domain-containing protein: protein MNVAFVVAATLTGLFVGAVFASLRIPIPAPPNLAGVMGVVGIWLGYRLVRHLGVGIDVVDVLGL, encoded by the coding sequence ATGAACGTGGCTTTCGTCGTCGCCGCGACGCTCACCGGCCTGTTCGTCGGTGCCGTGTTCGCATCGCTGCGCATCCCGATTCCCGCGCCACCGAACCTCGCGGGCGTCATGGGCGTCGTCGGCATCTGGCTGGGTTACCGACTCGTCAGACACCTGGGCGTCGGTATCGACGTCGTGGACGTACTCGGCCTGTAA